The Hymenobacter oligotrophus genome has a window encoding:
- the rimO gene encoding 30S ribosomal protein S12 methylthiotransferase RimO: MKVKGNRANKVNVITLGCSKNLVDSEVLMGQLRGNGYDVTHESTKDESGIVIINTCGFIDNAKQESIDTILQYADAKEAGKVDKVYVTGCLSQRYKDQLEVEIPQVDAYFGTLELPQLLKTLNADYKHELVGERLLTTPKHYAYFKIAEGCNRPCSFCAIPLMRGKHVDKPMEDLVTEATKLANMGTKELILIAQDLTYYGLDKYGERKLAELVRRLSDVNGIDWIRLQYAYPSQFPMEVLDVMQERENVCKYLDMPLQHISDNMLKTMRRGISKRRTVELVDQIRQRMPDIALRTTLIAGHPGETQQDFEELYQFVEATKFERLGIFTYSHEENTHAFSLEDNVPAEVKQERADAIMELQQSISMDLNEQKVGNTYKVLFDRKESGYWVGRTQYDSPEVDNEVLVPATSQYVRLGDFADVKITEASDFDLYGEVVSK, encoded by the coding sequence ATGAAAGTAAAAGGCAATCGGGCCAATAAGGTTAACGTCATTACGCTGGGCTGCTCCAAGAACCTCGTGGACTCGGAGGTGCTGATGGGTCAGTTGCGCGGCAACGGCTACGACGTAACGCACGAATCGACCAAAGATGAGTCGGGTATCGTCATCATCAATACCTGCGGCTTTATCGACAACGCCAAGCAGGAAAGCATCGACACCATTTTGCAGTACGCCGACGCCAAAGAGGCTGGCAAAGTGGACAAGGTGTACGTGACGGGTTGCCTTTCGCAGCGCTATAAAGACCAGCTGGAGGTAGAGATTCCGCAGGTAGATGCCTATTTCGGTACCCTCGAGCTGCCGCAGTTGCTGAAAACCCTGAACGCCGATTACAAGCACGAGCTGGTGGGCGAGCGTTTGCTGACCACGCCCAAGCACTACGCCTACTTCAAGATTGCCGAGGGCTGCAACCGCCCGTGCTCGTTCTGCGCCATTCCGCTGATGCGCGGCAAGCACGTGGACAAGCCCATGGAAGACCTCGTAACCGAGGCGACCAAGCTGGCCAACATGGGCACGAAGGAGCTGATTCTGATTGCGCAGGACCTTACCTACTACGGCCTCGACAAGTACGGCGAGCGGAAGCTGGCCGAGCTGGTGCGCCGCCTGAGCGACGTGAACGGCATCGACTGGATTCGCTTGCAGTACGCCTACCCCTCGCAGTTCCCGATGGAGGTGCTCGACGTGATGCAGGAGCGCGAGAACGTGTGCAAGTACCTCGACATGCCCTTGCAGCACATCAGCGACAACATGCTCAAAACCATGCGCCGCGGCATCAGCAAGCGCCGCACCGTGGAGTTGGTTGATCAGATTCGGCAGCGCATGCCCGACATTGCCCTGCGCACCACGCTGATTGCCGGCCACCCCGGCGAAACGCAGCAGGACTTTGAGGAGCTGTACCAGTTTGTGGAGGCCACCAAGTTTGAGCGCCTAGGTATCTTCACCTACTCGCACGAGGAGAACACCCATGCCTTCAGCCTGGAGGACAACGTGCCCGCCGAGGTGAAGCAGGAGCGCGCCGACGCCATCATGGAGCTGCAGCAAAGCATTTCGATGGACCTGAACGAGCAAAAAGTGGGCAACACCTACAAAGTGCTGTTCGACCGCAAGGAGAGCGGCTATTGGGTAGGCCGCACGCAGTACGACTCGCCCGAGGTCGACAACGAGGTGCTGGTGCCGGCCACCAGCCAGTACGTGCGCCTAGGTGATTTTGCCGACGTGAAGATTACGGAGGCCTCGGACTTCGACCTGTACGGCGAAGTGGTAAGCAAGTAA
- a CDS encoding acyltransferase family protein, producing MQIVADLPTPADEVVEPKGLDAFLSQKLRFWSLVAMLLLVYVHAYNLHPRYLQLATPVDEPLSVGTFLQYFLANGLFRFRIPILFGISGFLFAFHDGGTPHRERVKRRVRTLLVPYLLWSLIGLAGTWALEMYPPTRELVRAAALSVFGSENAFVSGHSPGELLLRWLLLPVPFQLWFLRSLLVLNLVYPWLRKAVERKAAIYFAIAGLIWGLDISITPLFEANGPLFFGLGVWLAVRQRNVQAPPRWFRVGPFAAVWLGLLVLKTAMAFYFQQPSFFPMLLLHKTAELLGIGVMWFGLDAVVRAAMRQRWFVWLTGFSFMIYVLHVPLINYATEWALRTWPSQNLPVFLLLPLLIAAMAVLLGAVLRKLVPSVYSLLTGGRGL from the coding sequence ATGCAAATAGTAGCCGACCTCCCAACTCCGGCCGACGAAGTCGTTGAACCCAAGGGGCTCGACGCATTTTTGAGCCAGAAACTGCGATTTTGGTCGTTGGTGGCCATGCTGCTGCTGGTGTATGTGCACGCCTACAACCTGCACCCGCGCTACCTGCAGCTCGCCACTCCGGTAGATGAGCCCTTATCGGTCGGCACGTTTCTGCAGTACTTCCTGGCGAATGGCCTGTTCCGTTTCCGCATTCCCATTCTGTTTGGCATATCGGGCTTCCTGTTTGCTTTTCACGACGGCGGCACGCCGCACCGCGAACGGGTAAAACGCCGGGTGCGCACTTTGCTGGTGCCCTACCTGCTCTGGAGCCTGATTGGGCTGGCCGGTACTTGGGCGTTGGAGATGTACCCGCCTACCCGCGAGCTGGTACGCGCCGCGGCGCTCAGCGTGTTCGGGTCCGAAAACGCCTTCGTGAGCGGCCACTCGCCCGGCGAGTTGCTGCTGCGCTGGTTGCTGCTGCCTGTGCCGTTTCAGTTGTGGTTTCTGCGGAGTTTGCTGGTGCTCAATCTGGTGTATCCGTGGCTGCGCAAAGCCGTGGAGCGCAAGGCCGCTATCTACTTTGCAATAGCCGGATTGATTTGGGGGCTCGACATCAGCATTACCCCGCTATTTGAGGCAAATGGGCCGCTGTTTTTCGGCTTAGGTGTGTGGCTGGCCGTGCGGCAGCGCAACGTGCAGGCCCCGCCGCGATGGTTTCGGGTAGGGCCGTTTGCTGCTGTGTGGCTCGGGCTGTTGGTACTGAAAACCGCCATGGCCTTTTATTTCCAGCAGCCGTCCTTCTTCCCGATGCTCTTGCTGCACAAAACGGCCGAGCTGTTGGGCATTGGCGTGATGTGGTTTGGCCTAGATGCCGTTGTGCGCGCAGCCATGCGCCAGCGCTGGTTTGTGTGGCTAACGGGCTTCTCGTTTATGATTTATGTGCTGCATGTGCCCCTGATCAATTACGCTACCGAGTGGGCACTGCGCACCTGGCCCAGTCAAAACTTGCCGGTGTTTTTGCTGCTGCCGCTGCTGATAGCGGCTATGGCCGTGCTGCTAGGTGCGGTGTTGCGCAAGTTGGTACCAAGCGTGTACAGCCTGCTAACGGGCGGCCGCGGGCTTTAG
- the ftsY gene encoding signal recognition particle-docking protein FtsY, protein MGLFDFFKKDKENKEQRESLDKGLEKTKTSFFDQLSKAVVGKNTVDEEVLDDLESVLVHADVGIDTTVKVIDRIEKRVARDKYVGTSELDRILREEIADLLQKNDSGSTAVLERADREANGQPFVIMVVGVNGVGKTTTIGKLAHRFHSAGKKVVLGAADTFRAAAVDQLIIWGQRVGVPVISHGMNTDPASVAYDAVKRGVEMEADVVIIDTAGRLHNKVNLMNELSKIKRVMQKVIPDAPHEVLLVLDGSTGQNAFLQAKEFTKATEVSALAITKLDGTAKGGVVIGISDQLNVPVRYIGVGEKMTDLQLFDRRTFVDSLFSKK, encoded by the coding sequence ATGGGCCTTTTCGATTTTTTTAAGAAGGACAAGGAAAACAAAGAGCAGCGCGAATCGCTGGACAAAGGACTGGAGAAAACCAAAACCAGCTTTTTTGACCAACTAAGCAAAGCCGTTGTAGGCAAGAACACCGTCGACGAAGAAGTGCTCGACGACCTGGAATCGGTGCTGGTGCACGCCGATGTGGGCATTGACACCACCGTGAAGGTGATTGACCGCATCGAGAAGCGCGTGGCCCGCGACAAGTACGTGGGCACTTCGGAGCTCGACCGCATTTTGCGCGAAGAAATTGCCGACCTGCTCCAGAAAAACGACTCCGGCTCCACGGCCGTGCTCGAGCGCGCCGACCGCGAGGCCAACGGCCAGCCCTTCGTGATTATGGTGGTGGGCGTGAATGGCGTGGGCAAGACCACCACCATTGGCAAGCTCGCGCACCGTTTCCACTCGGCCGGCAAAAAAGTAGTCCTAGGTGCTGCTGATACGTTCCGGGCCGCGGCCGTCGATCAGCTCATCATCTGGGGGCAGCGCGTGGGCGTGCCGGTTATTTCGCACGGCATGAACACCGACCCGGCCTCCGTGGCCTACGACGCCGTGAAGCGAGGCGTGGAAATGGAGGCCGATGTGGTCATCATCGACACCGCCGGGCGCCTGCACAACAAGGTGAACCTGATGAACGAGCTGAGCAAGATTAAGCGCGTGATGCAGAAGGTAATTCCCGACGCACCGCACGAGGTATTGCTGGTGCTCGATGGGAGCACGGGCCAAAACGCCTTTTTGCAAGCCAAGGAGTTCACCAAAGCCACCGAGGTATCGGCCCTGGCTATTACCAAGCTCGACGGCACGGCCAAAGGCGGCGTGGTTATCGGCATTTCCGATCAGCTGAACGTACCGGTGCGCTACATTGGCGTGGGCGAGAAGATGACCGATTTGCAGCTGTTCGACCGCCGCACGTTCGTCGATTCACTGTTCTCGAAGAAATAG